The Malus sylvestris chromosome 12, drMalSylv7.2, whole genome shotgun sequence genome contains a region encoding:
- the LOC126592479 gene encoding probable glycosyltransferase At5g03795, translating to MMGTSSKNLAAISNSSSTHQRAWWSSSSSIAVLLFVVPLVVVFGLISVLGPNTANWVTISPSASPSLNLTATSPSSSDSNDDVLGLRSTVAVLDMNSIEEAHSDDSVQNRSSSPPIAIEDEAEALPTLQQPNVTNRDDSRNETYASIMEKRQRKNTNLGLLEARLRRARAAIREAKFGNQTHDVDYIPNGPMYWNANAFHSSYLEMEEKFKVFVYAEGEPPLFHNGPCKSIYSMEGNFIHQIEVNKQFRTRDPEKAHVYFLPFSVTMLVRFVYVRDSHDFSPIRQTVRDYVNIVSEKYPYWNRSLGADHFMLACHDWGPETSNSNPHLRKNSIRALCNANTSEGFNPSKDVSFPEINLQTGDTHGFLGGPSPRLRSNLAFFAGGVHGPIRPILLEHWENKDPDMRVHQYLPKGVSYYNMMRQSRFCLCPSGYEVASPRVVEAIYTGCVPVLISDHYVPPFSDILNWKSFSVEVSVSDIPNLKKILTSISSRQYVRMQRRVLQVRKHFEVNSPPKRFDVFHMILHSIWLRRLNVRVHDDQ from the exons ATGATGGGGACAAGTAGTAAAAATCTGGCTGCGATTAGTAATTCCAGCAGCACTCATCAGCGTGCATGGTGGTCGTCGTCCTCGTCGATTGCGGTTCTGTTGTTTGTGGTTCCGCTGGTTGTGGTTTTCGGGTTGATTTCTGTGCTGGGTCCGAACACCGCCAATTGGGTTACTATCTCCCCCTCTGCTTCTCCTAGTTTAAATTTAACTGCCACTAGTCCTAGTAGTAGTGATTCGAATGACGACGTTTTGGGGTTGAGATCGACGGTGGCTGTTCTCGATATGAACAGCATAGAAGAAGCTCACTCCGACGACTCCGTACAAAATCGATCCTCGTCGCCTCCGATCGCCATTGAAGATGAAGCAGAAGCTTTGCCAACTCTTCAACAACCC aatgtGACAAACAGAGACGACTCGAGGAATGAAACTTATGCTTCTATCATGGAAAAACGACAAAGAAAGAATACAAATTTAGGGTTGTTGGAGGCCCGCCTTAGAAGAGCTCGAGCTGCCATAAGAGAAGCTAAatttggaaatcaaacacaTGATGTCGATTACATTCCTAATGGTCCAATGTATTGGAATGCTAATGCCTTTCACTC GAGCTATTTGGAAATGGAAGAAAAGTTCAAGGTCTTTGTTTATGCAGAAGGTGAACCCCCATTGTTTCATAATGGCCCTTGCAAGAGTATATACTCCATGGAGGGGAACTTTATACATCAAATTGAGGTGAATAAACAATTTCGGACTCGAGATCCGGAGAAAGCACATGTTTATTTTCTACCCTTCAGCGTGACAATGTTGGTCCGTTTTGTCTATGTGCGCGACTCGCATGACTTCAGTCCAATTAGACAAACAGTGAGAGATTATGTCAATATTGTCTCTGAAAAATATCCCTACTGGAACCGAAGCCTTGGAGCTGACCATTTTATGCTTGCTTGCCATGATTGG GGGCCCGAAACTTCAAATTCCAATCCCCATCTTCGCAAAAACTCCATTCGTGCCTTGTGCAATGCCAATACCTCAGAAGGGTTCAACCCGTCAAAGGATGTGTCCTTTCCAGAAATCAATCTTCAAACAGGCGACACTCACGGCTTCCTTGGCGGGCCTTCTCCAAGGCTACGCTCCAACCTCGCTTTCTTTGCTGGAGGAGTTCACGGTCCTATTAGGCCTATTCTGCTAGAGCATTGGGAGAACAAGGATCCAGACATGCGAGTCCATCAGTACCTTCCAAAGGGTGTTTCGTACTACAACATGATGCGACAAAGCAGGTTCTGCCTTTGCCCAAGTGGGTATGAAGTTGCAAGCCCAAGGGTGGTGGAGGCAATTTACACCGGATGCGTCCCGGTGCTCATCTCAGACCATTACGTGCCCCCATTCAGCGATATTTTGAATTGGAAGTCATTCTCCGTCGAGGTTTCGGTAAGTGACATTCCCAATTTGAAGAAAATACTAACGAGCATATCATCAAGGCAGTATGTGAGAATGCAGAGGAGAGTGTTACAAGTAAGGAAACATTTTGAGGTCAATTCTCCGCCGAAGCGATTCGATGTTTTTCACATGATCCTCCATTCTATATGGCTAAGAAGATTGAATGTAAGAGTACATGATGATCAATAA